Proteins co-encoded in one Prunus persica cultivar Lovell chromosome G6, Prunus_persica_NCBIv2, whole genome shotgun sequence genomic window:
- the LOC109949722 gene encoding uncharacterized protein LOC109949722: MVDRIHADEGSAANILQLAVIQQIGLETKINKSARSLTGFNGTTTVTVGTTDLNVYSPPVINSQTFMVIDEVSPYNGILGRPWIGKINAITSTTHQKICYPILGGDIDQINSNQAIARKCSAQGLRKASKHNSSL; this comes from the coding sequence ATGGTCGACCGAATCCATGCAGATGAGGGCAGTGCAGCCAACATCCTACAATTAGCAGTCATCCAACAGATAGGCTTAGAGACAAAGATCAATAAATCAGCCAGGTCGCTGACTGGCTTCAATGGCACAACAACGGTTACCGTGGGCACAACAGATCTCAATGTTTACTCCCCACCTGTAATCAACTCGCAAACATTCATGGTCATTGATGAAGTCTCACCCTACAATGGCATTCTAGGCAGACCATGGATCGGAAAAATCAACGCCATCACCTCTACCACACACCAAAAGATCTGCTACCCAATCCTTGGGGGCGATATCGACCAGATCAACAGCAATCAGGCAATAGCGAGGAAATGCTCAGCTCAAGGGCTAAGAAAGGCAAGCAAACACAATTCCTCCCTATGA